One window of Mesorhizobium sp. WSM4904 genomic DNA carries:
- a CDS encoding citrate synthase/methylcitrate synthase: MANGLDDVVAADTVLSDVDGAGGHLTIRGHSLTELAGRWRFGQVVHLLFDGFFDELPGDSELEQAIGKARVEVFERLQPILGQLAPLDIYSAVRAGIALLPDGEALADALRLIAAPAVLTPALLRLGRGEKPLPPDASADHASDMLRMLGGTASPALAKALDTYLATVCDHGLNASTFATRVVASTQAGLTSAILAGLGALKGPLHGGAPGPVIEMLDAIEASGDAAAWLRDEIARGGRIMGFGHRIYRVRDPRADVLKAVVRQLGSSNQTGSRLAFAERVEQAALDVLRVAKPQRSIQTNVEFYTALLLEAAGFPKEAFSNVFAAGRVAGWIAHTREQQATGRLIRPQSRYVGPVPNLVA; this comes from the coding sequence ATGGCGAACGGGCTCGATGATGTGGTTGCGGCGGACACGGTGCTTTCCGATGTCGACGGCGCGGGCGGCCATCTCACCATCCGAGGCCACTCGTTGACGGAACTCGCCGGCCGTTGGCGCTTCGGCCAGGTGGTCCATCTGCTGTTCGACGGCTTTTTCGATGAGCTTCCCGGCGATAGCGAACTGGAGCAGGCGATCGGCAAAGCGCGCGTCGAGGTGTTCGAACGGCTGCAGCCGATACTTGGCCAGCTCGCGCCGCTCGATATCTACAGCGCCGTGCGTGCCGGCATAGCGCTTTTGCCGGACGGCGAGGCGCTTGCCGACGCGCTCAGGCTGATCGCGGCGCCGGCGGTGCTGACGCCAGCCTTGCTGCGGCTCGGTCGCGGCGAGAAGCCTCTTCCTCCGGATGCAAGCGCCGATCATGCCTCCGATATGCTGAGAATGCTCGGCGGCACCGCATCGCCGGCGCTTGCCAAGGCGCTCGACACCTATCTGGCGACGGTCTGCGATCACGGGCTCAATGCCTCGACCTTCGCGACGCGCGTCGTGGCGTCGACGCAGGCAGGCTTGACCTCGGCGATCCTGGCCGGGCTCGGCGCGCTCAAGGGACCGCTGCATGGCGGCGCGCCGGGACCGGTGATCGAGATGCTCGATGCGATCGAGGCGAGCGGCGACGCCGCAGCCTGGCTGCGCGACGAGATCGCGCGCGGCGGACGGATCATGGGCTTCGGACATCGCATCTACCGCGTACGCGATCCGCGCGCCGACGTGCTGAAGGCGGTCGTGCGTCAACTCGGTTCCAGCAATCAGACCGGCAGCAGGCTGGCCTTCGCCGAAAGGGTGGAACAGGCGGCGCTCGACGTGCTGAGGGTCGCCAAGCCGCAGCGTTCGATCCAGACCAATGTCGAATTCTACACGGCATTGCTGCTCGAAGCGGCGGGCTTCCCCAAGGAAGCGTTCTCCAACGTCTTTGCCGCCGGCCGCGTCGCCGGCTGGATCGCGCACACACGCGAGCAGCAGGCGACCGGACGGCTGATCCGGCCGCAGTCGCGCTATGTCGGGCCGGTACCCAATCTGGTGGCTTGA
- a CDS encoding patatin-like phospholipase family protein, whose product MAKNGKAEEKKKINIALQGGGSHGAFSWGVLDRLLEDGRLEIAAVSGTSAGAMNAVALADGFVRGGVEGARRKLDDFWRAVASKGRFSPVQRMPWDVVWGNWSIENTPGYFFFDTMSRVFSPYVANPLGLNPLRDVVEKQIDFGNVRACKSMELFISATNVETGQLRVFSDGEIDLDTVMASACLPQLFRAVEIKGVPYWDGGYGGNPALYPFFKTAATEDVLLVQINPVVREGTPKSANEIQNRIDEITFNAGLLREFRSIAFVKELIAAGRLPHGEYRDIRMHRIDADEAFKDLSASSKVNAEWAFLAYLRDLGRSAASDWLEENYDAVGKRATLDLSGELDDGFKPMRGPAPGRRVKEFLAAHMKPEATRRRA is encoded by the coding sequence ATGGCGAAGAACGGCAAGGCGGAGGAAAAGAAAAAGATCAACATCGCGCTCCAGGGCGGCGGTTCGCACGGCGCCTTCTCCTGGGGCGTGCTCGATCGCCTGCTCGAGGACGGGCGGCTGGAGATCGCGGCGGTGTCCGGCACCAGCGCCGGTGCCATGAACGCGGTGGCGCTGGCCGACGGGTTCGTCCGCGGCGGCGTCGAGGGCGCGCGCAGGAAGCTCGACGATTTCTGGCGCGCCGTGGCCTCGAAGGGCCGCTTCAGCCCGGTGCAGCGCATGCCGTGGGACGTGGTGTGGGGCAACTGGTCGATCGAGAACACGCCCGGCTATTTCTTCTTCGACACCATGTCGCGGGTCTTCTCGCCCTACGTCGCCAACCCGCTCGGCCTCAACCCGCTGCGCGACGTGGTCGAGAAACAAATCGACTTCGGCAATGTGCGCGCCTGCAAGTCGATGGAGCTGTTCATCTCGGCGACCAATGTCGAGACCGGACAACTGCGCGTCTTCTCGGATGGCGAGATCGACCTCGACACGGTGATGGCCTCCGCCTGCCTGCCGCAACTGTTCCGTGCCGTCGAGATCAAGGGCGTGCCCTATTGGGATGGCGGCTATGGCGGCAATCCGGCGCTCTATCCCTTCTTCAAGACGGCGGCGACCGAGGACGTGCTGCTCGTGCAGATCAATCCGGTGGTGCGCGAGGGCACGCCGAAGAGCGCCAACGAGATCCAGAACCGCATCGACGAGATCACCTTCAACGCCGGACTCCTGCGCGAATTCCGCTCGATCGCTTTCGTCAAGGAACTGATCGCGGCAGGCCGGCTGCCGCATGGCGAGTACCGCGACATCCGCATGCACCGGATCGATGCCGACGAGGCCTTCAAAGACCTCTCGGCATCGTCCAAGGTCAATGCCGAATGGGCCTTCCTCGCCTACCTGCGCGACCTCGGCCGAAGCGCGGCCAGCGACTGGCTGGAGGAGAACTACGACGCCGTCGGCAAGCGCGCGACGCTCGACCTGTCGGGCGAGCTCGACGACGGCTTCAAGCCGATGCGCGGCCCGGCGCCTGGTCGAAGGGTCAAGGAATTCCTCGCCGCGCATATGAAGCCGGAGGCGACGCGCCGCCGGGCGTAG
- a CDS encoding coniferyl aldehyde dehydrogenase: MLQTRQIGVRFEAQCRAFEKEPFPSLDMRKDRLKRLLALTDKHEAEICAAIDSDFSGRSAQETRLAELFVVRAGIRHAIRHLRGWMRERRVATSLPFLPGRNRLLPQPLGVVGIVSPWNYPFQLAIAPATAALAAGNRVLLKPSELTPKFSDLLARLVEEHFSPDEMSVVVGDADVGKTFVSMPFDHLLFTGSTAVGRQVALAAAANLTPVTLELGGKSPAIFDASCDLDAAVASVAYGKLLNAGQTCIAPDYLMVPQGQGAAIAAKLAAAMARLYPRLRDNPDYTAIVSERHHRRLSEMIAEACEAGADVTEVNPANEKLGVGDRKMAPVLVRNAAENLRLMREEIFGPVLPILEYGTVDDAIEHVNRGERPLALYWFGKNSANRQRMMRETVAGGVTVNDCMMHLVQERQPFGGVGESGMGAYHGEWGFRTFSKEKPIFVQSRLSAGGLLRPPYGRTFERLFRLLNLIG, translated from the coding sequence ATGCTGCAGACCAGACAGATCGGGGTCAGGTTTGAAGCGCAGTGCAGGGCTTTCGAGAAGGAGCCCTTCCCGAGCCTCGATATGCGCAAGGACCGGCTGAAGCGCCTGCTGGCGCTGACCGACAAGCACGAGGCCGAGATCTGCGCGGCTATCGACAGCGATTTTTCCGGACGGTCAGCTCAGGAAACGCGGCTCGCGGAGCTGTTCGTCGTTCGCGCCGGCATCAGGCACGCCATCCGGCATCTGCGCGGCTGGATGCGCGAGCGGCGCGTCGCCACCAGCCTGCCGTTCCTGCCCGGCCGCAACCGCCTTCTACCGCAACCTTTGGGCGTCGTCGGTATCGTCTCGCCGTGGAATTATCCGTTCCAGCTCGCCATCGCGCCGGCGACCGCCGCTCTGGCCGCCGGCAACCGCGTGCTGCTCAAGCCGTCCGAGCTGACGCCGAAGTTTTCCGACCTGCTTGCCCGATTGGTCGAAGAGCATTTTTCTCCCGACGAGATGAGCGTGGTGGTCGGCGATGCCGACGTCGGCAAGACATTCGTGTCGATGCCTTTCGACCATCTCCTGTTCACCGGCTCCACCGCCGTCGGCCGCCAGGTGGCGCTGGCCGCGGCCGCCAATCTGACGCCGGTGACGCTCGAGCTCGGCGGCAAGTCGCCGGCGATCTTCGACGCGTCCTGCGACCTCGACGCGGCCGTCGCGAGCGTCGCCTATGGCAAGCTCTTGAATGCCGGCCAGACTTGCATCGCGCCCGACTATCTGATGGTCCCGCAAGGGCAAGGTGCAGCGATTGCCGCGAAACTCGCCGCCGCGATGGCGCGGCTCTATCCGCGCCTTCGCGACAATCCCGATTACACGGCGATCGTCAGCGAGCGGCACCACCGGCGCCTGAGCGAGATGATCGCGGAGGCGTGCGAAGCTGGCGCCGATGTCACCGAGGTCAACCCGGCCAATGAAAAGCTTGGCGTGGGCGACCGCAAGATGGCGCCCGTCCTGGTCAGGAATGCCGCCGAGAACCTGCGGCTGATGCGCGAGGAAATCTTCGGGCCGGTGCTGCCGATCCTCGAATACGGTACGGTCGATGACGCCATCGAGCATGTGAACCGCGGCGAGCGTCCGCTTGCGCTTTATTGGTTCGGCAAGAACAGCGCCAATCGCCAAAGGATGATGCGGGAAACCGTCGCCGGCGGCGTGACAGTCAACGACTGCATGATGCACCTGGTGCAGGAGCGGCAGCCATTCGGCGGCGTCGGCGAGAGCGGCATGGGAGCCTATCACGGCGAATGGGGTTTTCGGACCTTCAGCAAGGAAAAGCCGATCTTCGTCCAGTCCAGGCTCAGCGCCGGCGGCCTGCTCAGGCCACCCTATGGCAGGACGTTCGAGCGGCTGTTCCGGTTGCTGAACCTGATCGGCTGA
- a CDS encoding efflux RND transporter periplasmic adaptor subunit, producing the protein MPKIRFHKLAAIAVLIGFAAWMATGEFSSVGSAADHQKAGEAGKAAQPGADKPKMAEAEPKAAPRTVAVVTPPRKTYARAIRISGLTEADKRAVLATRVGGVIDKLPVKQGDHVKTGDLVLMLAAEEKISNVDNARQLLAQRKAELDAAERLAKTGNLPKLQLDTARSNLTAAQSMLETAQAELDRNEVKAPFDGVIDRVPVELGSSVMQGGEVATILKLDPVIARGEISERDLRYIKIGDEANVRLVNDQKVTGTVRYISRDASSQTRTFRVEVAIPNGDGSIPAGMTAEITLSAEPTDAVLLPRSVVTLGDKGDLGIRAVGKDNKVAFFPIDLVDDTPTGLVLGGIPQDARIIVAGQELVKEGDPVKPVEADQATINKLISEAAAGTQ; encoded by the coding sequence ATGCCGAAAATCAGGTTTCACAAGCTTGCAGCCATTGCTGTGCTCATCGGATTCGCTGCCTGGATGGCAACGGGCGAGTTCTCGTCCGTGGGCAGTGCCGCCGACCACCAGAAGGCGGGAGAAGCAGGCAAGGCCGCCCAACCCGGGGCCGACAAGCCGAAGATGGCGGAGGCCGAGCCGAAGGCCGCGCCACGCACCGTCGCGGTGGTGACGCCGCCGCGCAAGACCTATGCGCGCGCCATCCGCATTTCCGGGCTGACCGAGGCCGACAAGCGGGCGGTGCTCGCCACGCGCGTCGGCGGCGTCATCGACAAGCTGCCGGTCAAGCAGGGCGATCACGTCAAGACGGGCGACCTGGTGCTGATGCTCGCTGCCGAGGAGAAGATCTCGAACGTCGACAACGCCAGGCAGCTCCTGGCGCAACGCAAGGCCGAGCTCGATGCCGCCGAGCGGCTGGCCAAGACCGGCAATTTGCCCAAGCTGCAGCTCGACACCGCTCGCTCGAACCTGACGGCGGCGCAGTCGATGCTGGAGACGGCGCAGGCCGAACTCGACCGCAACGAAGTGAAGGCGCCGTTCGACGGCGTCATCGACCGCGTGCCGGTCGAGCTCGGCAGCTCGGTCATGCAGGGCGGCGAGGTGGCCACGATCCTCAAGCTCGACCCGGTGATCGCGCGCGGCGAGATCAGCGAGCGCGACCTGCGCTACATCAAGATCGGCGACGAGGCCAATGTGCGCCTGGTCAACGACCAGAAGGTCACCGGCACGGTGCGCTATATCAGCCGCGATGCCTCATCGCAGACCCGCACCTTCCGTGTCGAGGTGGCGATCCCCAACGGGGATGGCTCCATCCCCGCCGGCATGACGGCCGAGATCACGCTCAGCGCAGAGCCGACCGATGCGGTGCTCTTGCCGCGTTCGGTGGTCACCCTGGGCGACAAGGGCGATCTCGGCATCCGCGCCGTCGGCAAGGACAACAAGGTGGCGTTCTTCCCGATCGACCTCGTCGACGACACCCCGACCGGACTGGTGCTCGGCGGCATCCCGCAGGATGCGCGCATCATCGTCGCCGGCCAGGAGCTGGTGAAGGAGGGCGATCCGGTGAAGCCCGTCGAGGCCGACCAGGCGACCATCAACAAGCTGATCAGCGAAGCCGCCGCCGGCACGCAGTAG
- a CDS encoding efflux RND transporter permease subunit, translating to MDIVRLAIHNARLTISALMFLLVAGWVAYQSTPKEAEPDVPIPMMYVSLVYQGISPEDSERLLLRPMETKLKSLKGLKEMRSAAFQGGGYVLVEFQPQTNLATALQDTRSKVQDAKADLPQAAEEPTVTEVNVSEFPVLVVTLSGDVPERVLTAAARELRDRIEEVPGVLEGSLQGSRDDLVEVVVDPVKLSSYGLQLDQVMQGVGASNSLVAAGNLEGSEGKYAVKVPSLIETPEDVANLPVVATPNAVVQAKDIATIRSTFKDAETVTRLDGKPAIAIEVKKRIGANLIDTLNHVREVSDNFIKTMPEGMHVTYTQDKSVFVNQLLGDLQNHVMIAVILVFIVILYALSGRASLLIGLAIPSSFLIGILLLAMMGYTINMIVLFSLILAVGMLVDDAIIVTEFAERRMSEGMPKAEAFALAAKRMAGPVIAATMTRIAAFSPLLFWPGIIGDFMKYMPITLIVTLSASMLYALVFAPTLGAIFAKAPAHHEDDHRDGWYMAVVKQAVRFPITVILLTVGLLVGVGFAYSKYGAGVEFFPSVEPDYGLLYVHARGNLSLAEMDAATKTAENRLLGWPGVKSVYTRVGKTQGGGQDIPEDVVGVIQYEFVDWRERKSANQILDDLRAVMAGIPGVDVEVRVPEAGPPTGKPIQIRLSAADPAGLDDKARAVAARIAKIPNVIDISDGLPPPGVDWALEVDRAKAAQYGISPTSVGTVVQLVTNGLKLSEYRPAGADDAVDIRLRLPEDRRTLSTLDELRVQTSQGSVPISNFVVRKPEPTVGILNRIDGARTVVVQANVSAGAQVAAVQQEVTKAVADMNLGSGIRWKLAGSNEDSAEASAFLGKAFGAAIFLIFLVLLAQFNKFTSVWLVLSCVVMATIGVFLGLLLTGEAFGIVMSGIGVIALAGVVVNNNIVLIDTYDRLREEGWDKMDAVLQTCRERARPVVLTAVSAILGVLPIAFGLGLEIFHHETTINAPSTQWWISLSSAIVFGLSFATILTLVVTPSMLMVFTRAKVKPGARRSLFSRLFRRGKGEVPAEEPVAEAGAEPAIAFPKAAE from the coding sequence ATGGACATCGTCAGACTCGCCATCCACAACGCCCGGCTCACAATATCCGCGTTGATGTTCCTGCTCGTCGCGGGTTGGGTCGCCTATCAGTCGACGCCGAAGGAAGCGGAGCCGGATGTTCCGATTCCGATGATGTATGTCAGCCTGGTCTACCAGGGCATCTCGCCGGAGGATTCGGAGCGGCTCTTGCTGCGGCCGATGGAAACCAAGCTGAAGAGCCTCAAGGGACTCAAGGAAATGCGTTCCGCCGCTTTCCAGGGCGGCGGCTACGTGCTGGTCGAATTCCAGCCGCAGACCAATCTGGCCACGGCGCTGCAGGATACGCGCAGCAAAGTGCAGGACGCCAAGGCCGACCTGCCGCAGGCGGCCGAGGAGCCGACCGTCACCGAGGTCAATGTCTCCGAATTCCCGGTTCTGGTCGTGACGCTCTCGGGCGATGTGCCCGAGCGCGTGCTGACTGCCGCGGCGCGCGAATTGCGTGACCGCATCGAGGAGGTGCCCGGCGTGCTCGAAGGCTCGCTGCAGGGCTCCCGCGACGATCTCGTGGAGGTCGTCGTGGACCCGGTGAAACTTTCCTCCTACGGGCTGCAGCTCGACCAGGTGATGCAAGGCGTCGGCGCCTCCAACAGCCTTGTCGCCGCCGGCAATCTCGAAGGCTCCGAAGGCAAATACGCGGTCAAGGTGCCGTCGCTGATCGAGACGCCGGAGGATGTCGCCAATCTGCCGGTCGTCGCCACACCGAATGCCGTGGTCCAGGCCAAGGACATCGCCACCATCCGCTCGACCTTCAAGGATGCGGAGACGGTCACCCGGCTCGACGGCAAACCGGCCATCGCCATCGAGGTGAAGAAGCGCATCGGCGCCAACCTGATCGACACGCTGAACCATGTCAGGGAGGTGTCGGACAATTTCATCAAGACGATGCCGGAAGGCATGCATGTCACCTACACGCAGGACAAGTCCGTCTTCGTCAACCAGCTGCTCGGCGACCTGCAGAACCACGTGATGATCGCGGTGATCCTGGTGTTCATCGTCATCCTCTACGCGCTGTCGGGACGCGCCTCGCTGCTGATCGGGCTTGCCATTCCCTCATCCTTCCTGATCGGCATCCTGCTGCTCGCGATGATGGGCTACACGATCAACATGATCGTGCTGTTCAGCCTCATCCTGGCGGTCGGCATGCTGGTGGACGATGCCATCATCGTCACCGAATTCGCGGAACGGCGCATGAGCGAAGGCATGCCGAAGGCGGAGGCGTTCGCCTTAGCCGCCAAGCGCATGGCCGGTCCGGTGATCGCGGCGACGATGACGCGCATCGCCGCCTTCTCGCCACTGCTCTTCTGGCCCGGCATCATCGGCGACTTCATGAAATACATGCCGATCACGCTGATCGTGACACTGTCGGCCTCGATGCTCTATGCGCTGGTCTTCGCGCCGACGCTGGGCGCCATCTTCGCCAAGGCGCCGGCGCATCACGAGGACGATCATCGCGACGGCTGGTACATGGCCGTGGTCAAGCAGGCGGTGCGCTTCCCGATCACCGTCATCCTGCTCACCGTCGGCCTGCTGGTGGGAGTCGGTTTCGCCTATTCGAAATACGGCGCCGGCGTCGAGTTCTTCCCAAGCGTCGAGCCGGATTACGGCCTGCTCTACGTGCATGCCCGCGGCAATCTCTCGCTGGCCGAAATGGATGCCGCGACCAAGACGGCGGAAAACCGGCTGCTCGGCTGGCCCGGCGTGAAGTCGGTCTATACGCGCGTCGGCAAGACGCAAGGCGGCGGCCAGGACATACCGGAAGACGTCGTCGGCGTGATCCAGTACGAGTTCGTCGACTGGCGCGAGCGCAAGTCCGCCAACCAGATCCTCGACGACCTGCGTGCGGTGATGGCCGGCATTCCCGGCGTCGACGTCGAGGTGCGCGTTCCGGAAGCCGGACCGCCGACCGGCAAGCCGATCCAGATCAGGCTCTCGGCCGCCGACCCGGCCGGGCTCGACGACAAGGCGCGCGCGGTGGCGGCGCGGATCGCCAAGATACCCAACGTCATCGATATTTCGGACGGCCTGCCGCCGCCCGGCGTCGACTGGGCGCTCGAGGTCGACCGCGCCAAGGCGGCGCAATACGGCATCAGCCCGACCTCGGTGGGCACGGTGGTGCAGCTGGTGACGAACGGTCTCAAGCTGTCGGAATACCGGCCGGCCGGCGCCGACGACGCGGTCGACATCCGGCTGCGCCTGCCCGAAGACCGGCGCACGCTGTCGACGCTCGACGAGCTCAGGGTTCAGACCTCGCAGGGGTCGGTGCCGATCTCGAACTTCGTGGTGCGGAAACCCGAGCCGACCGTCGGCATCCTCAACCGCATCGACGGCGCGCGCACCGTGGTGGTGCAAGCCAATGTCAGCGCCGGCGCGCAGGTGGCGGCCGTACAGCAGGAAGTCACCAAGGCCGTCGCCGACATGAACCTGGGCAGCGGCATCCGCTGGAAGCTCGCCGGATCCAACGAGGACAGCGCGGAAGCCAGCGCCTTCCTCGGCAAGGCCTTCGGCGCCGCGATCTTCCTGATCTTCCTGGTGCTCTTGGCGCAGTTCAACAAGTTCACCAGCGTGTGGCTCGTCTTGTCCTGCGTAGTCATGGCGACGATCGGCGTGTTCCTCGGATTGCTGCTGACGGGCGAGGCCTTCGGCATCGTCATGTCGGGCATCGGCGTCATCGCGCTGGCCGGCGTGGTGGTGAACAACAACATCGTTCTCATCGACACCTACGACCGGTTGCGCGAGGAAGGCTGGGACAAGATGGACGCGGTGCTGCAGACCTGCCGCGAGCGCGCGCGGCCGGTGGTGCTCACGGCGGTTTCGGCCATCCTCGGCGTGCTGCCGATCGCCTTCGGCCTCGGCCTCGAAATCTTCCATCACGAGACGACGATCAACGCGCCGTCGACGCAATGGTGGATTTCGCTGTCCTCGGCGATCGTCTTCGGCCTGTCCTTCGCCACCATTCTGACGCTGGTGGTGACGCCCTCGATGCTGATGGTGTTCACCCGCGCCAAGGTGAAGCCCGGCGCACGGCGCAGCTTGTTCAGCCGGCTGTTCCGCCGCGGCAAGGGCGAGGTGCCGGCCGAAGAGCCGGTCGCGGAGGCCGGCGCCGAGCCGGCGATCGCCTTCCCCAAAGCCGCGGAATAG
- a CDS encoding DUF3309 family protein — translation MTISTLLIIILILILIGAVPAWPYSRAWGYGPSGIVGVLLIVLLILLLMGRI, via the coding sequence ATGACGATCAGCACGCTTCTCATCATCATCCTGATTCTGATCTTGATCGGCGCGGTCCCGGCTTGGCCATATTCGCGCGCCTGGGGCTATGGCCCGTCGGGAATCGTCGGCGTTCTTTTGATCGTTCTGCTGATCCTGCTGCTAATGGGTCGGATTTGA
- a CDS encoding SDR family oxidoreductase — MTKIAILGANGRLGRVVAKAFIDAGFDVRTVTRTGKVPAELKGATAVAGDALDRQSLIRATQGVDIIFNGLNPIYTDWGKCLPMAENVMAACHANNALHLFPGTVYNYGSPMPRVITEETPFHPTTEKGRIRCAMEELFRREADAGRVRTILLRAGDFFGGTGSGSWFDLVVAAKMAKGVYTAPGPADLVHEWAYLPDFAVAFVGLARNLDKLGFYEALNFPGHAVTDLEIKAAAERALGRKLKLTFMPWWVLRAGSPFVAMWREIVSMSYLRFEAHRLTSARLEEVIGEIPHTPLDQAVAQAMQDIGIAVASSRQAA, encoded by the coding sequence ATGACCAAGATCGCAATTCTCGGCGCCAATGGCCGGCTCGGCCGCGTCGTCGCCAAGGCCTTCATCGACGCCGGTTTCGACGTCCGCACCGTCACCCGCACCGGCAAGGTGCCGGCCGAACTCAAGGGCGCAACCGCAGTCGCCGGCGACGCGCTCGACCGCCAGTCGCTGATCCGCGCAACGCAAGGCGTCGACATCATCTTCAACGGCCTGAACCCGATCTACACCGACTGGGGCAAGTGCCTGCCGATGGCCGAGAACGTCATGGCAGCCTGTCATGCGAACAACGCGCTGCATCTTTTCCCTGGCACCGTCTACAATTACGGCTCGCCGATGCCGCGGGTGATCACCGAGGAAACGCCGTTCCATCCGACCACCGAGAAGGGCCGCATTCGCTGCGCCATGGAAGAGTTGTTCCGCCGCGAGGCCGATGCCGGCCGCGTGCGCACCATTCTTCTGAGGGCCGGCGACTTCTTCGGCGGCACGGGCAGCGGTTCCTGGTTCGATCTCGTCGTCGCCGCCAAGATGGCGAAGGGCGTCTACACCGCTCCAGGTCCGGCCGACCTCGTGCACGAATGGGCCTATCTGCCGGACTTTGCGGTCGCCTTTGTCGGGCTGGCGCGCAATCTCGACAAGCTCGGTTTCTACGAGGCGCTGAACTTCCCGGGCCACGCCGTCACCGACCTCGAGATCAAGGCTGCGGCCGAGAGGGCGCTCGGCCGCAAGCTGAAGCTCACCTTCATGCCCTGGTGGGTGCTGCGCGCCGGCAGCCCGTTCGTGGCCATGTGGCGCGAGATCGTGTCGATGTCCTATCTGCGCTTCGAGGCGCACCGGCTGACCTCGGCGCGGCTCGAAGAGGTCATCGGCGAGATTCCACACACCCCGCTCGACCAGGCGGTGGCGCAAGCCATGCAGGATATCGGCATCGCCGTCGCATCCTCGCGTCAGGCCGCCTGA
- a CDS encoding LysR family transcriptional regulator yields the protein MAEFDWNLIKSFVAVAETGSLSAAARRLEASQPTLGRHIAELEQALGVTLFRRGRRGYELTEAGSTLYERGRAVSEQANAFSLLALGSVEAIEGTVRIAASEVVAACVLPQMMARLGEEEPGIEVEVVASNQVENLLRRDADIAIRMVRPAQNELVARKVTDIPLCLCAAKSYLDRRGRPAKPGDLADHSLIGFDRSDEIIRGFTAYGIPVGRSHFRFRTDNQIVLWEAVRAGNGIGIGQEPLANRNPDLEKLLPDVPLPTLPVWLAMHRDVRTSMRIRRVADFLHEELKRYSAGAG from the coding sequence ATGGCGGAATTCGACTGGAACCTGATCAAGAGCTTCGTCGCGGTTGCCGAGACCGGGAGCCTTTCGGCCGCCGCCCGCAGGCTGGAGGCCAGCCAGCCGACGCTCGGCCGTCACATCGCCGAGCTGGAGCAGGCGCTGGGCGTGACGCTGTTCCGGCGCGGACGGCGCGGCTACGAGCTGACGGAAGCCGGCAGCACGCTCTATGAGCGCGGACGGGCGGTCAGCGAGCAGGCCAACGCCTTCTCGCTGCTGGCGCTGGGATCGGTCGAGGCGATCGAGGGCACGGTGCGCATCGCCGCCTCGGAGGTGGTCGCGGCCTGCGTGCTGCCTCAGATGATGGCGCGCCTTGGCGAGGAGGAGCCGGGCATCGAGGTCGAGGTCGTCGCCTCGAACCAGGTCGAGAACCTGCTGCGGCGCGATGCCGACATCGCCATCCGCATGGTCAGACCGGCGCAGAACGAATTGGTGGCGCGCAAGGTCACCGACATTCCGCTCTGCCTGTGCGCGGCGAAATCCTATCTCGACCGGCGCGGCCGCCCGGCAAAGCCTGGGGACCTCGCCGACCATTCACTGATCGGCTTCGACCGCAGTGACGAGATCATCCGCGGCTTTACCGCCTACGGCATTCCGGTCGGCCGCAGCCATTTCCGCTTCAGGACCGACAATCAGATCGTCCTTTGGGAGGCTGTGCGGGCAGGAAACGGCATCGGCATCGGCCAGGAGCCGCTGGCGAATCGCAATCCGGACCTGGAAAAGCTGCTGCCGGACGTGCCCTTGCCGACGCTGCCGGTGTGGCTTGCCATGCATCGCGACGTGCGCACCAGCATGCGCATCCGCCGGGTGGCGGATTTCCTGCACGAGGAGCTGAAGCGCTACTCGGCCGGCGCCGGCTAG